One region of Limnospira fusiformis SAG 85.79 genomic DNA includes:
- a CDS encoding peptidylprolyl isomerase: protein MKNRLLTMIRGWLWLLSLVFLVLVTGCGNPSVGDSMGVQNTTPPGGSQRAASISATNNSSIMSNLPRLEGKATIVMTVNGSPITIEVDGIAAPITAGNFVDLVNRGVYDGVSFHRVVRDPQPFVVQGGDPQSKDETVPTSRLGTGGFIDPDTSQQRYIPLEIKPRNADEPIYGKTFDQAKINVAPLLSHTRGAVAMARSALPDSASSQFYFALSDLPFLDGNYAVFGYVVDGMAVVDQIEQGDRIESAKIITGLENLQN, encoded by the coding sequence ATGAAAAATAGACTACTAACCATGATTAGAGGGTGGCTGTGGCTTTTGTCTCTGGTGTTCCTGGTTCTGGTAACTGGCTGTGGTAACCCATCAGTTGGGGACTCCATGGGGGTCCAAAATACCACGCCACCCGGCGGCAGTCAAAGGGCTGCTTCCATTTCTGCAACTAATAATTCAAGCATAATGAGCAATTTACCAAGACTCGAAGGAAAGGCAACTATTGTCATGACGGTTAACGGATCGCCGATTACCATTGAGGTAGACGGCATAGCAGCCCCAATTACGGCGGGAAATTTTGTAGATCTAGTTAATCGTGGGGTTTATGATGGGGTGTCTTTTCATCGTGTCGTGCGCGACCCACAACCTTTTGTGGTTCAGGGTGGCGACCCCCAAAGTAAGGATGAAACTGTTCCGACTTCTCGGTTAGGTACGGGGGGATTTATTGACCCGGACACTTCCCAACAGCGCTATATCCCCTTGGAAATTAAACCGAGGAATGCGGATGAACCGATTTATGGCAAAACCTTTGATCAGGCTAAGATTAATGTGGCTCCCCTATTAAGCCATACCCGGGGGGCGGTAGCTATGGCTCGTTCCGCATTACCTGATTCTGCTTCCTCTCAGTTCTATTTTGCTCTGTCGGATTTGCCTTTCCTAGATGGCAATTATGCGGTTTTTGGCTATGTTGTCGATGGTATGGCGGTTGTAGACCAAATTGAACAGGGCGATCGCATTGAGTCGGCTAAGATTATTACGGGGTTAGAGAACCTCCAAAATTAG
- a CDS encoding beta-ketoacyl-ACP synthase: MAVDVVVTGIGLRSASGDLNQTWEAIIKGQTAIALSQPFRELPPSPLAMWGSQPTHLQPLIQPTVAETLADARLEFPLTDCGVVVGSSRGYQADLEGLARDTTDSCLGLFPGFLHGQLAATIAAIIGSEGPVLSPMAACATGLWAIAQGFELLKTQQCQRVIVGALEAPITPLSLIGFAKMGALASRSAYPFSRRRDGLALGEGAALLVLESAELAHRRHGKIYGSILGFGVTVDACYHNKPDGEGKSAIAAIQRSLNDSHLHPTDIDYIHAHGTATILNDKHEAFIINQLFPHGVAVSSTKGATGHTLGASGALGVAFCLKALEQQLLPPCVGLQDLEFPLDVVTTPRSTVVNNVLCLGFGFGGQNVAIALGKNQQLI; encoded by the coding sequence GTGGCTGTGGATGTTGTGGTTACCGGAATAGGTTTGCGTTCGGCTAGTGGTGATCTTAACCAGACTTGGGAAGCTATCATTAAGGGTCAGACGGCGATCGCCTTGTCTCAACCTTTCCGGGAACTTCCCCCGTCGCCTCTAGCAATGTGGGGAAGCCAACCCACCCACCTACAGCCACTAATTCAGCCGACGGTAGCTGAGACTTTAGCAGATGCCAGGTTAGAATTTCCCTTAACTGATTGTGGGGTAGTAGTGGGGTCTTCTCGTGGCTACCAAGCCGATTTAGAAGGACTGGCTAGGGACACTACAGACAGTTGTCTGGGATTATTCCCTGGTTTTCTGCATGGTCAACTAGCTGCTACGATCGCCGCTATAATTGGCTCTGAAGGTCCGGTATTGAGTCCTATGGCTGCTTGTGCGACCGGACTGTGGGCGATCGCTCAAGGATTTGAGTTACTTAAAACCCAACAATGTCAGCGCGTGATCGTTGGGGCACTCGAGGCTCCCATTACTCCCCTAAGTTTAATCGGATTTGCCAAAATGGGTGCTTTAGCCTCCCGGTCTGCTTACCCATTTTCTCGGCGGCGAGATGGTTTAGCCTTGGGAGAAGGCGCGGCGCTTTTGGTATTGGAGTCAGCAGAACTTGCCCATCGCCGCCATGGTAAGATTTATGGGAGTATTTTAGGCTTTGGTGTCACGGTGGATGCCTGCTATCATAATAAGCCTGATGGTGAGGGAAAAAGTGCGATCGCTGCTATTCAAAGAAGCCTTAATGACAGCCATCTTCATCCTACTGATATTGACTATATTCACGCCCACGGAACTGCTACCATTTTAAATGATAAACACGAAGCCTTTATTATTAATCAACTATTCCCCCATGGTGTAGCGGTGAGTTCCACCAAAGGCGCAACAGGTCACACTTTAGGCGCTTCTGGTGCTTTGGGGGTCGCCTTTTGTTTAAAGGCATTAGAACAGCAACTTTTACCGCCTTGTGTAGGGTTACAGGATTTAGAATTTCCCCTAGATGTAGTCACCACTCCCCGGTCAACGGTGGTCAATAATGTGCTGTGTTTAGGGTTTGGATTTGGGGGGCAAAATGTGGCGATCGCTTTAGGAAAAAATCAGCAACTAATCTAG